The DNA sequence AAAATTCACTTCTAAGCAATCCAATTAGACAAGCCAACTACAATCAACATGAATTTCAAACTAGATTCACATAATTACCCAAAATCAACATTAGGGTTCATAGAATTAGACAAACCCCAAGGATTTATTATTTCTTAACTTATCCACTGAAATTTGGGGTGAAATCCACTAATCACCCAAGCTAAATTATACATAAACAaccaaaataatgaaaatttcaatttctcaagccaaattttgaatttgacATAGGGCAAAAACCTGAAACAAGGAATTTAATTTTCTTACCTTTTTTATAGAGAATTGAAAAGCTCAATGAGAGGATCACATAGCCGCAAACGGCATACCAATCGGACTCCGGAAAGGGAGATATGGTCCAAGGAAGAAGGCGATGAATAGTAAaacctctcttctcttcttcatctCAATCCAGTGCCTCTCCCTCACTCTTTGATGGAAATGAGGTTGAAATGCCTCTTAATGAGGCTTATATATGTTGAGCTTGGGTCCAACTTAGGCTTAGTTTGCGTTTTTAGTTTGTTTGGCCCAACCTCGAgctaaaatctttaaaataagTGTCAAATTTTCTATCccaaatatttttatcttctctaaattataaaattcaatttcttAAATGTATTCActcataaataatttttttcactcGTAGTGCCGGACAATTTAAGCCGGAGCACACTTTTTTGCGATAAATCAGATTTTTACgctaaattctattttcttcataattttctaatttaataTTTCTTATCATTTTCAACCTATTCcgaataatttaattatatttattctaGTTTAATTAAAtggttaattaattttttcgcTTTTTACATCCTCCCCACCTAATTAGAAATTTTGTCCTCAAAATTTAGGATTTATCTGAGAATAACTTGGGATAGCCCTTTCGCACTTCCGACTCTAACTCCCAAGTATGTTCTTCCATTTTGGCTCTACTCCAGGCTACTTTTACCAACAGAACTTCTTTTTCGTGCAACTTCTTCACACTAGTGTCATCAATTCATACTGGTGTGACTTGAAATGTCAGGTTCTCTTTCAACTGAATCGGTTCGGGCTCTAACACATGAGACGCATCCGGTGTACACTTACGGAGTTGTGACACATGAAATACGTCAAGTAGGTTAGAAAGATGTGGCGGTAAGGCCACATGATAAGCTACCAGCTCGATTCGCCTCAACACCTCAAACGATCCAATGTATCTCGAGCTCAACTTTTTTACTTTGATTGCTCTTTCAATCCCAATTATTGGAGTAACCTTCAAGAATATATGATTTCCTTCTTCAAACTCTAAAGGTTTTCTTCTCTGATCCACATAACTCTTTTGTCGGCTTTGCGCAGTTAGAATCCTAGCTCGAATTTGCTTGATTTGCTCAGTGGTTTCAGCTATTAATTTTGCTCCCCAACACACTTGATTCACCCAAACCGCATCAAATTCTACCCGAGTCCTTGGAAAATCCGTTAAGAAATCCATAGTAACACCTTCCCACTTTCATTAGAGAATCTCAAGAGGTTATAGCATTTCTGACGGTCTCTAATTCTCTATCTTCACCTTCTGACACATGAGACACTTGGACACAAGTGTAGCTACATCCTCCTTCATCCTAGGCCACCAAACCATCTTCGTTAAAACATGGTACATCTTCGTGGTTCCAAGATGAATTGAGAATTTGCTCGTATGAGCCTCTGCCAGTAACTCTTGTCTCAAACTTCCAACATTTGGCACATAAATCCTCCCCTTATAACATTCTCTGAAGCTCTTGCTCATCCTACTGGGCCATATGGATTTCAGTCTTGAATGTACTCGAGACGTGTAACTAATTCAAACAAGCCTTCCCATCTACTTCTCCAATACCTAACTTAAATCCTGCAAACTCATTCACCAACTCCTCTTCTTTGATTCTCATTCAAGAAACCATCAACGACTTCCTACTCAAGGCATTAACCTTCCTAGGTGATAACTTAATTTAAAATCCTAATCCTTCAATAACTCCATCCATCTCCTTTGGCGCATGTTAAGATATTTTTGATCAAATATGTATTTGAGACTCTTGTGATAAGGAAAGACTCAAAATTTAACTCCATAGAGGTAGTTCCTCCTCTCCATACCTTCAATGCAAGTACAACTGCAGCAAGCTCCAAGTCGTGAGTCAAAAAATTCACTTCGTACGGCCTCAACTGTCGTGATGCATAAGCCACTACATTCTGATGTTGCATCGGAACGCACCCCAAACTTTCCAACAAAGCGTCATTACAGATCCCAAATGGTTCCTGAGGTTCAAGCAATATAAACACTGGCGCTGTAGTTAATCTCTCCTTTAGGTTTTGAAGAATTTTCCAACAATCTGATGTCCGTACCAACAATGTACCCTTGTGAGTCAACTAGTCATAGGCAATGTTTTTTGTAAAATCAAAGCTTCACAATTCCTCGTGATGTACCACACTTACAAGATTCGGCTTTCGCATTCGTAAGTCGTGTTTTAAGGAACTAACATTTTGATGGTTGCGTCTAAGGACTGTACGCGATGCCGAAATGAGCTCGAGTTTATTTGAAAGGATACCAATCTCAAAACAGAGCAGAAAATTCGAATGATATCCACCAGAAATTGAAAACATACATTGTGTTGCAATAAAATGATGTcgtagaaaataaaaaaatgcaccAGAAAAAGAATTAGAGTGCACATCAAGAAAGGAATTCCAAATTAAGAATCCTTGGTAAAAACAATAAAGCACATTGAATTAAAATATGTCCCTGTTGATTTTAAGAAAATCACGAATCCGTGAATGAAGGTGGCTCAACTCAACAGTAATTTTTCCAACACTTGATTGGGTCGAAACAAGTTCAGGCTCATATCAAGGAGTACAAGTTTCATGCAAGGATACGTGCGAACAAGGAATAGTAGTGGAAAAAGTTCAAATTATTTACGAAGAAGGATTTCGAATTAAGGAACTTTAATGCAAATTACAAAAGAAAAGATAGATCGATTCACAAGGATTTATTGGTACTCTCTCTTGTATCAAGCCTCATATTGCCATCCTCCTTCTTAGTGACATAACTGGTGCTCCACATGGGAAAATACTTGGTCGGATAAGTTTTTCTTGTCAATTAGTTCCTCTAACTAAACTTTAAGTTCTGCTAGCCCTAACAACAACATTACATGTGGCACAGTTAAGTTTGGTCCTAAGTCTGATGCTAAATCTGATACTCTCAGTTCTAAATCCTCATCCCCATTATAAGCTACAAATAAGTGTCAGGTTACAACATCATATAATGCAGTTAAAATTCGGTTACCAATTTTTATAATTACCTCAAATTAGATATTCTTAACCCCATCGCTAAGACCGGCCCGTACCCTGACT is a window from the Arachis stenosperma cultivar V10309 chromosome 3, arast.V10309.gnm1.PFL2, whole genome shotgun sequence genome containing:
- the LOC130966129 gene encoding uncharacterized protein LOC130966129; translation: MDFLTDFPRTRVEFDAVWVNQVCWGAKLIAETTEQIKQIRARILTAQSRQKSYVDQRRKPLEFEEGNHIFLKVTPIIGIERAIKVKKLSSRYIGSFEVLRRIELVAYHVALPPHLSNLLDVFHVSQLRKCTPDASHVLEPEPIQLKENLTFQVTPV